From one Acidobacteriota bacterium genomic stretch:
- the holA gene encoding DNA polymerase III subunit delta: protein MPVLTREQLWTQLKNNEIAPVYVLFGAEPYLRNKAATFIADRALAESGLREFNETEFSLNNSENIAKALAAAEQLPMMSPRRVIRIEDVRIFASGTRDTLKEESEGVLAAYLGRPAETSVLILIADELDKRRRMSKLLLENSVAVEFKRLEEADLANWARREITNLGFDIDARALNYFVGLVGNDLRRLETEIKKISTAALPGKLITFDLVDSLVPSSRIISNFDLTDHMFARDKARTFETLRKILDDGAEPLMLLGLIASNFHKLFKAKAMMLNGEERRDVARNLDLPYRKQEDFLTFARRADERTLTRALKRIAETDLAIKTSRGGGGNNGARLQIEILVAELIDGER, encoded by the coding sequence ATGCCGGTTTTGACCCGCGAACAACTTTGGACGCAGCTTAAGAACAACGAGATCGCCCCGGTTTACGTTCTCTTTGGCGCGGAACCTTATCTGCGGAACAAAGCGGCGACCTTTATCGCCGACCGGGCGCTTGCCGAAAGCGGACTTCGTGAGTTCAACGAAACGGAGTTCTCGCTCAACAATTCGGAGAATATCGCGAAAGCCCTCGCCGCGGCCGAGCAATTGCCGATGATGTCGCCACGGCGCGTGATCCGGATTGAGGACGTTCGGATTTTCGCGTCCGGAACCCGCGATACGCTCAAGGAAGAAAGCGAGGGTGTACTCGCCGCATACCTCGGCCGCCCGGCGGAGACCTCCGTCCTGATATTGATCGCCGACGAACTCGACAAACGCCGCCGGATGTCGAAACTACTTCTCGAGAATTCGGTCGCAGTCGAATTCAAACGGCTTGAAGAGGCCGATCTCGCGAATTGGGCGCGACGCGAGATCACCAACCTCGGCTTCGACATCGATGCCCGCGCGCTGAACTACTTTGTCGGTCTGGTCGGCAACGATCTGCGCCGCCTCGAGACCGAGATCAAGAAGATCTCGACAGCCGCGCTGCCCGGAAAATTGATCACCTTCGATCTGGTCGATTCGCTCGTTCCGAGCTCGCGGATCATTTCGAATTTCGATCTGACGGATCATATGTTCGCCCGCGACAAGGCGCGGACATTTGAAACGCTCAGGAAGATCCTTGATGACGGCGCCGAACCGCTGATGCTGCTCGGTCTGATCGCAAGCAACTTTCACAAGCTGTTCAAGGCGAAGGCGATGATGCTCAACGGCGAGGAACGGCGCGACGTGGCGCGAAACCTGGATTTGCCCTATCGCAAGCAGGAGGACTTCCTGACTTTTGCGCGCCGCGCGGATGAGCGAACGTTGACGCGTGCGCTGAAACGCATTGCGGAGACCGACCTTGCCATCAAAACGTCGCGCGGCGGCGGCGGGAACAATGGGGCCCGGCTTCAGATCGAGATCCTGGTGGCGGAACTCATCGATGGAGAGAGATAG
- the rpsT gene encoding 30S ribosomal protein S20, with product MPNHKSAEKRVRQTAKRNLVNRNNKSRLRTQIKKLRTALAAGDQTQSNELLVPTISAIDKAVNKGILHRNTAARYKSRLTVHVNKLAQ from the coding sequence ATGCCTAATCATAAGTCAGCTGAGAAACGCGTAAGACAGACCGCGAAAAGAAATTTAGTCAACCGCAACAACAAGAGCCGTCTTCGTACGCAGATCAAGAAGCTCCGCACCGCGCTTGCGGCGGGCGACCAGACACAGAGCAACGAGCTTTTGGTGCCGACCATCTCGGCGATCGACAAGGCCGTGAACAAGGGTATTCTGCATCGCAACACAGCTGCGCGTTACAAGTCGCGGCTGACGGTTCACGTCAACAAGCTGGCGCAGTAA
- a CDS encoding J domain-containing protein encodes MNYYEVLKVSPKASNAEVKSAYRKLARKLHPDKTDGDEQKAVEFARVAKAYEVLGNPKQRAEYDRFRLDEQYRSGKDDSVFGPDNPHVRRWRQMVYERRYNEIIDRMIADERRESVALQKIVFPMVALFVSTFAAAVFRPSFFSDSTMIGKIILVSLSAAGLIHLFGRLREAFQKYTYTENIHDTILEENAPETRPYSRLTAVAFVVSGFLLSLAAGWLTGNYFSFIIHSSMPTLYSAELKPEIFFYPPIVVLFVDLMHLIVSKYE; translated from the coding sequence ATGAACTATTACGAGGTTCTCAAAGTATCGCCAAAAGCGTCGAATGCCGAGGTCAAGTCGGCGTACCGCAAACTTGCGCGCAAACTTCATCCGGACAAGACCGACGGCGACGAGCAGAAGGCGGTTGAATTCGCGCGGGTCGCGAAGGCTTACGAGGTTCTAGGCAATCCGAAGCAGCGGGCCGAGTATGACCGTTTCAGGCTCGACGAACAGTATCGGTCGGGCAAAGACGACTCGGTCTTCGGTCCCGACAACCCGCACGTCCGGCGCTGGCGCCAGATGGTTTACGAGCGGCGCTACAACGAGATCATCGACCGGATGATCGCCGATGAACGTCGGGAATCGGTCGCGCTTCAGAAGATCGTTTTTCCGATGGTCGCATTGTTTGTTTCGACATTCGCGGCGGCGGTCTTCCGGCCAAGTTTCTTTTCGGATTCGACGATGATCGGAAAGATCATTCTCGTTTCCCTTTCTGCCGCGGGTTTGATACATCTTTTCGGGCGGCTTCGCGAGGCGTTTCAAAAATACACTTACACGGAGAATATTCACGACACGATCCTCGAGGAGAATGCTCCCGAAACCCGGCCTTACTCACGCTTGACGGCGGTCGCGTTTGTGGTCTCGGGATTTTTGCTGAGCCTTGCCGCGGGTTGGCTGACGGGCAACTACTTCTCGTTCATCATCCATTCGTCGATGCCGACGCTCTATTCGGCGGAACTCAAGCCCGAGATCTTCTTTTACCCGCCGATCGTCGTGCTGTTCGTCGATCTGATGCATTTGATCGTCTCGAAATACGAGTAA
- a CDS encoding biopolymer transporter ExbD produces the protein MKPNINVTPLIDVLLVLLIIFMVISPAKPTHFETNVPSPPKTDAGMNQNPNTLIVTVQANGSFRLNLDSEAGAVDDPRLLSEKLADVFRFREQNGIFRENTNEIEKTVFISAPTSLDYGTVVRAVDAVKGAGADPVGLKIDKPN, from the coding sequence ATGAAACCAAACATCAACGTTACGCCGCTGATCGACGTCCTGCTCGTGCTGCTCATCATTTTTATGGTCATTTCGCCGGCAAAACCGACGCACTTCGAAACGAACGTCCCGTCGCCGCCAAAAACCGACGCCGGAATGAACCAGAATCCGAATACCCTGATCGTAACGGTTCAGGCGAACGGATCTTTCCGTTTGAACCTCGATAGCGAGGCCGGGGCAGTCGACGACCCGCGCCTGTTGAGTGAGAAACTCGCAGACGTCTTCCGATTTCGAGAGCAAAACGGCATCTTTCGCGAGAACACGAACGAAATCGAGAAGACGGTTTTCATAAGCGCGCCGACTTCGCTCGATTACGGCACGGTTGTTCGCGCCGTCGACGCGGTCAAGGGCGCCGGCGCGGATCCTGTCGGCCTCAAGATCGACAAACCGAATTGA
- the pabB gene encoding aminodeoxychorismate synthase component I, translating to MNQRKLNIKSANDLVGRLLRLAASEELCLLDSAGAKYAGSRFLICGLRAAERIEICSPNASDTVRLVDEKISSHPFSIFTFSYDFGLKLQNIESRHRNVAEPDVFLALFDCLLIHDYDCSETRLIGDSSRFDEIEELLSSNDPLAESPIFADDVKMDVSRADYLADIASIHELIRSGSTYQTNLTHPVRADLPAGLTPADIFSRLRRTNPAPFSAYIQRTESTVVSTSPERFFSIDGSIIEASPIKGTRPRGTDAAEDKRLRVELEASEKDRAENVMIVDLLRNDLGRVCEFGSVAVLELCAIEEHPTIFHLVSTIRGSLRQDLEFSDILRALFPCGSITGAPKISTMNIIDSIERSSRGLSMGAIGYYARDGFGGDLGTATRADLSVAIRTMVVRAREAVFNVGGGIVIDSEGDDEYRESLAKARALIGALCGDIRRLFPDYALNGTRPPDS from the coding sequence GTGAACCAGCGGAAGTTAAACATCAAATCGGCGAACGACCTCGTCGGACGTCTTTTGCGTCTCGCGGCGAGTGAGGAGCTCTGTCTGCTCGACAGCGCCGGCGCAAAGTATGCCGGCTCGCGATTCCTGATCTGCGGACTCCGCGCCGCCGAACGGATTGAAATCTGTTCGCCGAACGCTTCTGATACTGTTCGTTTGGTTGACGAAAAGATCTCGTCGCATCCCTTCTCGATCTTCACCTTCTCCTACGACTTCGGCCTCAAATTGCAAAACATCGAATCGCGCCACCGCAACGTCGCCGAGCCGGACGTTTTTCTCGCGCTTTTCGATTGTTTGTTGATCCACGATTATGACTGCTCCGAAACCCGTCTGATCGGCGATTCAAGCCGTTTTGACGAGATCGAAGAACTGCTTTCCTCAAACGACCCGCTCGCCGAATCGCCGATTTTCGCCGATGACGTCAAAATGGACGTTTCGCGCGCGGATTATCTCGCCGATATCGCGTCGATCCACGAACTGATCCGCTCGGGAAGCACGTATCAAACGAATCTGACCCATCCGGTCCGCGCCGATCTGCCCGCGGGACTGACACCGGCAGACATCTTTTCCCGTTTGCGGCGCACCAATCCGGCGCCGTTCTCGGCGTACATTCAACGGACCGAATCGACCGTCGTTTCGACCTCGCCGGAACGCTTCTTCTCGATCGACGGGTCGATCATCGAGGCTTCTCCGATCAAAGGGACACGACCGCGCGGTACCGACGCCGCCGAAGACAAACGCCTGCGGGTCGAACTCGAGGCATCGGAAAAGGACCGTGCCGAAAACGTGATGATCGTCGATCTGCTCCGCAACGATCTCGGACGGGTCTGTGAGTTCGGGTCGGTCGCGGTTCTGGAACTTTGCGCGATCGAAGAGCATCCGACGATTTTTCATCTCGTTTCAACGATCCGCGGCTCCCTTCGCCAGGATCTGGAATTCTCGGATATCTTGAGGGCGCTTTTCCCCTGCGGATCGATCACCGGCGCGCCGAAGATCAGTACGATGAATATTATCGATTCGATCGAACGTTCGTCCCGCGGCCTCTCGATGGGTGCCATCGGCTATTACGCCCGTGACGGATTCGGCGGCGATCTCGGCACGGCAACGCGCGCCGATCTGTCGGTCGCCATCCGCACGATGGTCGTCCGCGCGCGTGAAGCCGTTTTCAATGTCGGCGGCGGGATCGTCATCGACAGCGAGGGCGACGACGAGTATCGCGAATCGCTCGCCAAAGCCCGGGCGCTGATTGGAGCGCTGTGCGGCGACATCCGACGCTTGTTTCCAGATTACGCATTGAACGGTACTCGCCCGCCGGATTCGTGA
- a CDS encoding amino acid permease, with translation MQKDTMSLVRGLGLMAAISMIVGNVIGTGVFLKARVMTCNVGSPEWVLLAWIAAGILSLAGALTYAELSAMKPEAGGEYVFLRDAYGKVSSFLFGWMQIFIAKTGSQAAVAVAFAVFLNDFLGGGLKQTLFKTDILGYVYELTSLQIIAVMMIVIVTTINCASVAIGGQIATVLTFVKIGLILLVGFGAFFLADGNWGNYSMVNDGGACEAVAESARYGIDGNTFRAGLGFLETMTVVKAFLAGFGAAMLGALWGYDGWNNLSLVAGEVDNPKRNIPLALIGGTILIIFLYVFINFAYFYVLTPTEIASVSKDSSVAREVAVKFFGAGALVLMTTGLMLSSLGTLHTSILAGSRVPYAMAQDGVMFKSLGRLSATRVPVLALVAQGLWACLLALSGSFDALTDYVIFGSWIFYALATASVFVFRQKYPDMERPYKAWGYPVVPVLFLLVAGWLLINTLMTSPTQSFIGIFLILAGLPVYYYLTAGKTGNTDGKTE, from the coding sequence ATGCAAAAAGACACAATGTCATTGGTTCGGGGGCTCGGACTGATGGCCGCAATCTCAATGATCGTCGGCAACGTCATCGGCACTGGCGTGTTCCTGAAAGCGCGCGTAATGACGTGCAACGTCGGCTCGCCTGAGTGGGTGCTGCTTGCGTGGATCGCGGCCGGAATCTTGTCACTCGCCGGCGCTCTGACTTACGCCGAGCTTTCGGCGATGAAGCCTGAAGCGGGCGGCGAATACGTCTTTTTGCGTGACGCGTACGGGAAGGTATCGAGTTTCCTGTTCGGCTGGATGCAGATCTTCATCGCCAAAACAGGTTCGCAGGCGGCGGTCGCCGTGGCATTCGCGGTTTTTCTCAACGACTTTCTCGGCGGCGGGCTCAAGCAGACATTGTTCAAGACCGATATTCTCGGCTACGTATACGAGTTGACATCACTGCAGATCATAGCGGTGATGATGATCGTCATCGTGACAACGATCAACTGCGCGTCGGTGGCGATCGGCGGGCAGATCGCGACGGTGCTCACATTCGTGAAGATCGGGCTGATACTGCTCGTCGGATTCGGCGCCTTTTTTCTGGCCGACGGGAATTGGGGCAACTACTCGATGGTCAACGACGGCGGCGCTTGCGAGGCGGTTGCGGAGTCCGCGCGATACGGCATCGACGGCAACACGTTTCGGGCAGGCTTGGGATTCTTGGAAACGATGACCGTCGTGAAGGCGTTTCTTGCCGGATTCGGCGCGGCGATGCTCGGCGCGCTGTGGGGGTATGACGGTTGGAACAACCTCTCGCTCGTTGCCGGCGAGGTCGATAACCCGAAGCGAAACATCCCGTTGGCTTTGATCGGCGGAACGATTCTGATCATTTTTCTCTATGTATTCATAAACTTCGCATATTTTTATGTTTTGACTCCGACCGAGATCGCGAGCGTTTCAAAGGATTCGTCGGTCGCACGCGAGGTCGCCGTCAAGTTCTTCGGCGCCGGCGCGCTGGTCTTGATGACGACGGGACTGATGCTTTCTTCGCTCGGAACCCTTCATACGTCGATCCTCGCCGGTTCCCGGGTTCCATACGCGATGGCGCAGGACGGCGTGATGTTCAAGTCGCTCGGACGACTCTCGGCGACGCGCGTGCCGGTCCTTGCGCTGGTCGCGCAGGGCCTCTGGGCCTGTTTGCTGGCGCTTTCCGGATCGTTCGATGCATTGACCGACTACGTTATTTTCGGTTCCTGGATCTTTTACGCTTTGGCGACCGCGTCGGTCTTCGTTTTCCGCCAAAAGTACCCGGATATGGAGCGTCCCTATAAGGCGTGGGGATATCCGGTCGTTCCGGTCCTGTTCCTGCTCGTCGCCGGATGGTTGCTGATCAACACGCTGATGACGAGTCCGACGCAGTCATTTATCGGAATTTTTCTGATTTTGGCCGGATTGCCCGTTTATTATTATTTGACGGCCGGAAAAACCGGGAATACGGACGGTAAGACGGAATGA
- a CDS encoding PilZ domain-containing protein: MIDRRAGDDRRKFPRYSVNIEVEWEVAAGRKNGTLSDLSLEGCFVLCSGEVENGDRVRVFLPVSDGMKVQFAGEVVNHFYEIGFAVRFIDLGPAQKNFLENYLATLRS, encoded by the coding sequence ATGATCGACAGACGCGCGGGTGATGACAGGAGAAAGTTCCCGAGATATTCGGTGAACATCGAGGTCGAGTGGGAAGTTGCCGCCGGCCGCAAGAACGGAACGTTGAGCGATCTTTCGCTTGAGGGATGTTTCGTCCTATGTTCGGGCGAGGTCGAAAACGGCGATCGTGTGCGAGTCTTTTTGCCGGTCAGCGACGGGATGAAGGTCCAGTTCGCGGGCGAGGTCGTCAATCATTTTTACGAAATCGGCTTTGCCGTCCGCTTCATAGACCTCGGACCGGCCCAGAAGAATTTTCTGGAGAATTACCTGGCGACGCTCAGGTCCTGA
- a CDS encoding UDP-N-acetylmuramoyl-L-alanyl-D-glutamate--2,6-diaminopimelate ligase: MTFISADLKTIADGLGAKLTGDGSLVVSNVTHDSRQANNGALFAAIRGLTMDGHRFVEDVMRRGAVGIISELECPEGFSGAWLQVPDARESLAKAASIIYGDPSHDLKLVGITGTNGKTTTTYLCFALAEAAGDKAAMLTTVEYRIGDKSEPAVRTTPEASDTNKFLREALDDDCGIAVMETSSQAIDLHRCDWLRFEVAIFTNLTRDHLDYHLTMENYFDAKRKLFDGRLGERPKASIINIDDEWGRKLAEGLRAEGASVTTFSQLSEADLSATEIDVSLLKGTSFLLRSPGGERRITSPLVGRPHVYNMLSATGAALALGYDLDAVARGLETCVGAPGRFERVPHDGDFAIVVDYAHSDDALLNTLKTARDLTKGRIITVFGCGGDRDKTKRGPMGEVAGQNSDLVIITSDNPRTEDPLKIIEQIETGTKTTSTPYLVVPDRRDAIFQAISKAKPEDVVLICGKGHETYQIVGNEKYHFDDREVAVEALAKLAEIRDDR; encoded by the coding sequence TTGACTTTTATTTCAGCTGACCTGAAGACGATAGCGGACGGACTCGGCGCGAAACTCACGGGCGACGGAAGCCTCGTCGTTTCGAACGTCACCCACGATTCGCGACAGGCGAACAACGGAGCGCTGTTTGCGGCCATTCGCGGTCTGACGATGGACGGCCACCGGTTTGTCGAGGATGTGATGCGGCGCGGAGCCGTCGGGATCATCTCCGAACTCGAATGCCCGGAAGGCTTCAGCGGTGCCTGGCTTCAGGTCCCGGATGCTAGAGAGTCTCTCGCGAAAGCGGCATCGATCATCTACGGAGATCCGTCGCACGATCTGAAACTCGTCGGGATCACCGGGACGAACGGCAAGACGACAACGACCTATCTGTGTTTTGCGCTCGCCGAGGCGGCCGGCGACAAGGCGGCAATGCTGACCACGGTCGAATATCGGATCGGCGACAAGAGCGAACCGGCCGTTCGCACCACTCCCGAAGCGTCCGATACGAACAAATTCCTTCGGGAAGCGCTCGACGACGATTGCGGGATCGCGGTGATGGAAACGTCATCGCAGGCGATCGATCTTCACCGCTGCGACTGGCTGCGGTTCGAGGTCGCGATCTTCACGAACCTGACGCGCGACCACCTCGACTACCATCTGACGATGGAGAACTATTTCGACGCCAAGCGAAAACTGTTTGACGGCCGATTGGGTGAACGGCCGAAGGCGTCGATCATCAACATCGACGATGAATGGGGCCGCAAACTCGCCGAAGGGCTTCGCGCGGAAGGCGCGAGCGTGACAACGTTCTCGCAGCTTTCCGAGGCCGATCTGTCGGCGACTGAAATTGACGTCTCGCTGCTCAAGGGCACGTCGTTCCTGCTTCGCTCGCCGGGCGGTGAGCGCCGGATAACTTCCCCGTTGGTAGGACGCCCCCACGTTTACAATATGCTTTCGGCAACCGGCGCGGCGCTTGCGCTCGGCTACGATCTCGACGCCGTCGCGCGCGGACTCGAAACCTGCGTCGGCGCGCCCGGGCGCTTCGAACGCGTACCGCACGACGGAGATTTTGCGATCGTCGTCGACTACGCACACTCCGACGACGCGCTCCTCAACACGCTGAAGACTGCCCGTGACCTGACAAAGGGCCGGATCATAACGGTCTTCGGCTGCGGCGGGGACCGCGACAAAACAAAGCGCGGGCCGATGGGCGAAGTCGCCGGTCAGAACAGCGATCTGGTGATCATCACATCGGACAATCCGCGTACCGAGGATCCGCTCAAAATCATCGAACAGATCGAAACGGGAACAAAAACGACCTCGACGCCATATCTGGTCGTTCCGGACCGCCGCGACGCCATCTTTCAGGCGATTTCCAAGGCAAAACCGGAGGATGTGGTGCTGATCTGCGGAAAGGGACACGAAACGTATCAGATCGTCGGGAACGAAAAGTATCATTTCGACGACCGTGAGGTCGCCGTCGAAGCGCTCGCCAAACTGGCCGAGATCAGAGATGACAGGTAG
- the tig gene encoding trigger factor has protein sequence MKTELIEVSEIEREIKIEIDAEAVRDVYNKVSQKYTKIANVPGFRKGFAPLDVVRLRYKEDIKNEVIRELLPNRVTEAIQEHGQMPLTEPDLHFENWETMKVNGTEALSLHIHFEVMPVIPTPEYKGAEAVRRVKPTADDEIDKLIEARRQDFASLIPVEGRKSKDGDTVIVDLTGTFVGGEEQEPIVLSDLEIKLGDDSIEKSFTDNLQGVEADDEKEFTVTYPEGFSAPSLSGKTVSYAATIKSVGTIELPEVDNDWAKSLDEGYKSLADLRKKLAKDLEAVAKSEADIRVRNDLINALIQKHGFPIPNALIESQARNLLDNFARDMQSRGFDLKNVEEDFIKMAYQQMRQQAEFDVRGAMLLEKIAELENIVVSDDEVSDEIGKMAEYYGVTADEIRKQEGVESSISNTLRTRKAVEAVFENAKITDGEWRDPNQPVVEPEPEVEAKKTKKAASEGEKPKKKAAKKEK, from the coding sequence ATGAAAACAGAACTTATCGAAGTATCCGAGATCGAGCGCGAGATCAAGATCGAAATCGACGCTGAAGCGGTCCGCGACGTTTACAACAAGGTCAGCCAGAAATACACGAAGATCGCGAACGTCCCGGGTTTCCGAAAGGGCTTTGCGCCGCTTGACGTCGTGCGTCTCCGGTACAAAGAAGACATCAAGAACGAGGTCATTCGCGAACTGCTCCCGAATCGCGTCACCGAGGCGATCCAGGAACACGGCCAGATGCCTTTGACCGAACCCGACCTTCATTTCGAGAATTGGGAGACGATGAAGGTCAACGGAACGGAAGCGCTCTCGCTTCATATTCATTTCGAAGTGATGCCTGTGATCCCGACTCCCGAATACAAGGGCGCGGAAGCGGTTCGCCGTGTCAAGCCGACCGCCGATGACGAGATCGATAAACTGATCGAGGCGCGCCGACAGGATTTCGCCAGCCTGATCCCTGTCGAGGGACGGAAATCGAAAGACGGCGACACGGTGATCGTCGATCTGACCGGGACCTTTGTCGGCGGCGAGGAACAGGAACCGATAGTTTTGTCCGATCTCGAGATCAAACTCGGCGACGATTCGATCGAGAAGTCGTTTACCGACAATCTCCAGGGCGTCGAAGCGGACGACGAGAAGGAGTTTACGGTCACGTATCCCGAAGGGTTTTCGGCTCCGAGCCTTTCCGGAAAGACAGTATCGTACGCTGCGACGATCAAATCCGTCGGGACGATCGAGCTGCCCGAAGTTGATAACGACTGGGCGAAGAGCCTCGACGAAGGCTACAAATCGCTTGCGGATCTGCGCAAGAAATTGGCCAAGGACCTGGAAGCGGTGGCGAAATCAGAAGCCGACATACGCGTGCGCAACGATTTGATCAACGCGCTCATCCAAAAACACGGTTTCCCGATTCCGAACGCGCTCATTGAAAGCCAGGCGCGCAATCTGCTCGACAATTTCGCCCGCGATATGCAGAGCCGCGGTTTCGATCTCAAGAACGTCGAGGAAGATTTCATCAAAATGGCGTATCAGCAGATGCGTCAGCAAGCGGAGTTTGACGTCCGCGGGGCGATGCTGCTTGAGAAGATCGCCGAACTTGAGAACATCGTCGTTTCCGATGATGAGGTCAGCGACGAGATCGGCAAGATGGCCGAGTATTACGGCGTAACGGCCGATGAGATCCGCAAACAGGAAGGCGTCGAGTCGAGTATTTCGAACACACTGCGCACCCGAAAGGCGGTCGAAGCCGTGTTCGAAAACGCGAAGATCACCGACGGCGAGTGGCGGGATCCGAATCAACCGGTTGTCGAACCGGAGCCGGAAGTCGAAGCGAAGAAGACGAAAAAAGCTGCTTCGGAAGGCGAAAAGCCAAAGAAAAAAGCGGCAAAGAAAGAGAAGTAG
- the clpP gene encoding ATP-dependent Clp endopeptidase proteolytic subunit ClpP, translating into MLVPMVVEQTSRGERAFDIYSRLLKDSIIFIGTPIDDMVANLIVAQLLFLEAEDPERDINLYINSPGGSITAGMAIYDTMQFIKNDVTTICVGQCASMGALLLTAGAKGKRFALPHSRILIHQPSGGASGQATDVRIMAEEILRMREMTSRILSDHSGQPFDQVEKDVERDRILSPMQAKEYGLIDEVIEHREK; encoded by the coding sequence ATGTTAGTTCCAATGGTTGTCGAGCAAACTTCGCGTGGCGAGCGTGCCTTCGACATTTATTCGCGCCTCCTTAAAGACAGCATCATTTTCATCGGTACGCCGATCGACGATATGGTTGCGAATCTGATCGTCGCCCAACTCCTGTTTCTTGAAGCGGAAGATCCCGAACGCGACATCAACCTCTATATCAATTCGCCGGGCGGTTCGATCACGGCCGGAATGGCGATCTACGACACGATGCAGTTCATCAAGAACGACGTCACGACGATCTGCGTCGGACAGTGTGCGTCGATGGGTGCTCTGCTTCTGACGGCCGGAGCCAAAGGCAAGCGTTTCGCCCTTCCGCACTCGCGAATCCTGATCCATCAGCCGTCGGGCGGCGCGTCCGGACAGGCGACGGACGTCAGAATTATGGCCGAAGAGATCCTCCGGATGCGCGAAATGACATCGAGAATCCTTTCGGATCATTCCGGACAACCGTTCGATCAAGTCGAAAAGGACGTTGAGCGAGACCGGATCCTGTCGCCGATGCAGGCGAAGGAATACGGGCTCATCGACGAAGTGATCGAACATAGAGAGAAGTAG